One part of the Ziziphus jujuba cultivar Dongzao chromosome 2, ASM3175591v1 genome encodes these proteins:
- the LOC107423679 gene encoding uncharacterized protein LOC107423679, producing MMADTAYSSCCVDEVGASHINADYVVHHGHACFSPTTTLPAFFVFGKASTGVSNCVKNLSDHAVRNGKPFLVPFGLEYAHLIQHIRDEVVEACMNSSRLEIQFAETMSSDMNPSESHKISNGSLEAASVFSDDKCIRTVVGNRYTIGGLVWELHEEYKMEDYLFFWIGCGNAAFSSVVLTLNGCEIDMMQSQIAW from the exons ATGATGGCCGACACAGCGTACAGTAGCTGTTGCGTGGATGAGGTCGGAGCATCGCACATCAATGCTGATTATGTCGTGCACCACGGCCACGCGTGCTTCAGCCC GACTACAACTCTTCCAGCattctttgtttttggaaaaGCTTCAACTGGTGTGTCCAATTGTGTAAAAAATTTATCAGATCATGCTGTGAGAAATGGCAAACCTTTCCTG GTCCCCTTTGGGCTAGAATATGCACATTTGATACAGCATATAAGAGATGAAGTGGTAGAAGCATGTATGAATAGCTCTAGATTAGAAATCCAATTTGCTGAAACTATGTCTTCGGACATGAATCCATCAGAATCTCATAAGATCTCCAATGGGAGCTTGGAAGCAGCTAGTGTCTTCTCTGATGATAAATGTATCAGGACAGTGGTTGGTAATAGATATACCATTGGAGGCTTGGTCTGGGAATTACATGAGGAATACAAAATGGAGGACTACTTGTTTTTTTGGATTGGTTGTGGAAATGCTGCATTTTCAAGTGTTGTACTGACGTTAAATGGTTGTGAAATAG ATATGATGCAAAGTCAAATTGCATGGTGA
- the LOC132800417 gene encoding TMV resistance protein N-like has translation MVKLLTNSLLSCSQDRETERFDIGIGDEQAWVTNMASSSSSSAQEKHDVFLSFRGKDTRFGFTRNLFHALCGKSIQAYMDDRELESGHEISPQLMKAIQESKICIIVLSKKFASSTWCLNELVHILECKGNENVIPIFYDIDPCIVRKQSNSYAKAFAEHKQRFKDKPEEVKQWRGALTKLANMCGYDSKNFGDEHELVKKIAEDILLKLPKYQLTNYGDLIGIEEPFKEIESLLSIGKMDVRNIGIWGMGGIGKTTLASLVFQRFSSSHFDAYCFLEDIPEEADNTNHLRKRLFYELLGDENLLRMNTPVLGSRSIQNRLRCKKVFIVLDNLNGRSSKLNDLFEGYQLANGSRIIVTSRDKQLLMTKNCQIYQFNGLYHRDALQLFCFHAFEPNSLATCYEALLESVAHYAKGNPLALKVLGSSLKYKSVEEWKSALDKLKTDPDPEIKKVLRISYDGLGDKSIQGIFLDIACFFIYQVPREKVDSISNHTDATIGISVLIDKSLIIGSKERLGMHDLLRKMAWAIVCDESKDCGNRSRLWNNKDSCHVLERNTGTSAIEGILLDLSQL, from the exons ATGGTGAAACTTCTTACAAACTCCCTTTTATCTTGCTCTCAAGACAGAGAAACAGAGCGTTTTGATATCGGAATCGGAGATGAGCAAGCTTG GGTTACAAacatggcttcttcttcttcttcttctgctcaAGAAAAGCATGATGTGTTTCTAAGTTTCAGAGGTAAGGACACCCGTTTTGGTTTTACTAGAAATCTCTTTCATGCTTTGTGTGGAAAGAGTATCCAGGCCTACATGGATGATCGAGAGCTTGAAAGTGGCCACGAAATCTCGCCACAACTTATGAAAGCGATTCAGGAATCTAAGATTTGCATCATAGTTTTGTCCAAAAAATTTGCATCATCGACATGGTGTTTAAATGAATTGGTGCACATACTTGAATGCAAAGGAAATGAGAATGTTATACCGATTTTTTATGACATAGATCCATGCATTGTACGGAAACAATCGAATAGTTATGCAAAAGCATTTGCGGAACATAAACAACGCTTTAAGGACAAACCGGAAGAGGTGAAGCAGTGGAGGGGTGCTCTAACAAAATTGGCTAATATGTGCGGTTATGATTCAAAGAATTTCGG GGATGAGCATGagttggttaaaaaaattgctgaagatattttattgaaattgccCAAGTACCAATTAACAAATTATGGAGACCTCATTGGAATTGAGGAGCCTTTCAAGGAAATTGAATCATTATTAAGCATTGGCAAAATGGATGTTCGCAATATAGGTATTTGGGGCATGGGGGGTATCGGTAAGACCACCCTTGCTAGCCTTGTGTTTCAAAGATTTTCATCTTCTCATTTTGATGCTTATTGCTTTCTTGAGGATATTCCAGAAGAAGCAGATAATACAAATCACTTGAGAAAAAGACTTTTTTATGAGTTATTGGGGGATGAAAATCTTCTACGCATGAACACTCCGGTTCTAGGATCAAGATCTATTCAAAATAGACTCCGCTGTAAAAAGGTTTTTATCGTTTTAGATAATTTGAATGGGAGAAGTTccaaattaaatgatttatttgaagGATATCAACTTGCTAATGGAAGTAGAATCATTGTCACAAGTAGAGATAAGCAACTGCTTATGACAAAGAATTGTCAAATTTACCAGTTTAATGGTTTATATCACCGTGATGCTCTTCAACTCTTTTGTTTCCATGCTTTTGAACCAAATTCACTTGCAACATGTTATGAGGCTTTATTAGAAAGTGTTGCACATTATGCAAAGGGCAATCCATTAGCTCTTAAAGTCTTAGGTTCTTCCCTTAAGTACAAAAGCGTAGAAGAATGGAAAAGTGCATTGGATAAGCTGAAAACAGATCCAGATCCTGAAATTAAAAAAGTGTTGAGAATAAGTTATGATGGATTAGGCGATAAAAGCATCCAGGGTATTTTTCTTGACATTGCATGCTTCTTTATCTATCAAGTACCTAGGGAAAAAGTAGACAGCATATCAAACCACACTGATGCAACAATAGGAATAAGTGTTCTCATTGATAAATCCTTAATAATTGGAAGTAAAGAAAGACTGGGAATGCATGATTTACTACGAAAAATGGCTTGGGCAATTGTTTGTGATGAAAGCAAAGATTGTGGCAATCGTAGTAGGCTCTGGAATAATAAGGATTCCTGCCATGTATTGGAAAGAAATACA GGAACCTCTGCAATTGAAGGCATATTATTGGATCTGTCTCAACTCTGA
- the LOC132800719 gene encoding disease resistance protein RML1B-like, with amino-acid sequence MFNLRLLKLHLGNEFFPYGLCKYHSGECRLSLPDGLEPFVSDELKYFQWDTYPLKYLPYFNPENLVQLIMRESQLELLWNEDQPLELVKLEKIDLSFSEHLMQIPNLSRAINLQVLSLKGCSSLVQLPSFFQNLGKLQILNLQYCYNLKDGLENLPINDLNLRECSSLEELPPLPHGLGKLNIGKCERLKSLPELPSSLYDLCAVECSSLEELPPFPGFLDLDIGKCERLKSLPELPSPLLRLYVEECSSIEELPPLPHRLGELDIGKCERLKSIAELPSSLKVLKANDCTLLETISSGGYATPQKIYHARPFFSFENCIKLDDNTLNKVIADHVHHRISSAVDDALYMYPGDEIPEWFSYQTGSQDSINIHLPPNWFKLELRFAICFVYGYYNQLIDVEYEVNFKGKTSNGDDLLYKHGCAFIELDGSIIDSDHVSIVTQPHRHGGFFWPISDDELLEVFGPNWSSICRNITEASFRVFHEDQNGVIMNIKKFGIHPLNNGLEEPNVDGDSRYQHNHDSHPHNISKRIKLKR; translated from the exons ATGTTCAATCTACGACTTCTTAAATTGCATTTGGGTAATGAATTTTTCCCTTATGGACTGTGCAAATACCATAGTGGAGAATGCAGACTCAGTCTTCCTGATGGGCTTGAGCCTTTTGTTTCGGATGAGCTAAAATATTTTCAGTGGGATACATACCCTTTGAAATATTTGCCATATTTTAATCCCGAGAATCTTGTTCAACTTATTATGCGTGAGAGCCAACTTGAACTTCTTTGGAATGAAGACCAG CCACTTGAGCTGGTGAAGTTAGAGAAGATCGATCTTAGTTTTTCTGAGCACCTTATGCAAATACCAAATTTGTCTCGGGCGATAAATCTTCAAGTTTTAAGTCTTAAAGGTTGCAGCAGTTTGGTTCAACTTCCTTCATTTTTTCAGAATCTTGGCAAGCTTCAGATTCTAAATTTGCAGTATTGCTACAATCTGAAAGATGGCTTAGAAAATCTTCCAATCAAT GATTTGAACCTTAGGGAATGTTCATCACTTGAAGAATTGCCTCCCCTTCCACATGGTTTGGGGAAATTGAATATAGGAAAATGTGAGAGACTAAAATCATTACCAGAGCTTCCATCATCTTTATATGATTTGTGTGCAGTGGAATGTTCATCACTTGAAGAATTGCCTCCCTTTCCAGGTTTTCTTGATTTGGATATAGGAAAATGTGAGAGACTGAAATCATTACCAGAGCTTCCGTCACCTTTACTTCGTTTGTATGTAGAGGAATGTTCATCAATTGAAGAATTGCCTCCCCTTCCACATCGTTTGGGGGAATTGGATATAGGAAAATGTGAGAGATTGAAATCAATAGCAGAGCTTCCATCGTCTTTAAAAGTTTTGAAAGCAAACGACTGCACATTGTTGGAGACAATATCAAGCGGGGGGTATGCAACCCCACAAAAAATATATCACGCACGTCCGTTTTTTTCGTTTGAGAACTGTATAAAACTGGATGACAACACACTCAACAAAGTAATTGCTGATCATGTGCACCATCGAATTTCGTCTGCTGTAGAT GATGCTCTGTATATGTATCCAGGAGACGAAATCCCAGAGTGGTTCAGCTATCAAACTGGCAGTCAAGATTCGATCAATATCCATCTTCCTCCAAATTGGTTTAAACTGGAATTGAGATTTGCCATTTGCTTTGTTTATGGTTATTATAATCAACTTATCGACGTTGAATACGAAGTAAATTTCAAAGGCAAAACTAGTAATGGTGATGACCTCCTTTACAAGCATGGTTGTGCATTTATAGAGCTTGATGGAAGCATTATTGATTCAGATCATGTGTCAATTGTTACCCAACCTCACAGACATGGAGGATTCTTTTGGCCTATTTCTGATGATGAATTGTTAGAAGTATTTGGGCCAAACTGGTCCTCTATCTGTCGCAACATCACCGAGGCTTCTTTCCGTGTATTCCACGAGGATCAGAACGGTGTGATTATGAACATAAAAAAGTTTGGGATTCACCCCCTTAACAATGGGCTTGAGGAGCCAAATGTAGACGGGGACAGTAGATACCAACACAACCATGACTCGCATCCTCACAATATTTCCAAGAGAATCAAGCTTAAGAGATAG